One window of Candidatus Nitrospira kreftii genomic DNA carries:
- a CDS encoding hypothetical protein (conserved hypothetical protein; putative inner membrane protein), giving the protein MFDWLTNSEMWIALGTLTALEIVLGIDNIIFISVLVSRLPQHQRNLARRLGLGLAMIARLGLLFSISIVMELTAPLFTVLHQAISGRDVILIVGGLFLLAKATHEIHESLEGTDEHTVSSVPTSLGMMLFQITLLDIVFSLDSVITAVGLVDDISVMATAIIAAVLVMLFAARSIGEFVDTHPTIKILALSFLILVGVTLMVEGFDVHVPKGYIYFAMAFSVVVEMINLRIRPRAASPRKLYNRYSGGKIELPSQEH; this is encoded by the coding sequence ATGTTCGATTGGCTGACCAATTCAGAGATGTGGATTGCGCTGGGAACTCTGACCGCCCTCGAAATTGTTCTAGGGATCGACAACATCATCTTCATCTCCGTCCTCGTCAGCCGACTACCTCAGCACCAGCGGAACTTGGCGCGCCGCCTTGGACTGGGCCTTGCGATGATCGCTCGGCTAGGCTTGTTATTTTCTATTTCAATCGTGATGGAGCTCACGGCTCCCCTCTTCACGGTGCTGCATCAAGCGATCTCGGGACGAGATGTGATTCTTATCGTCGGCGGCCTGTTTCTCCTTGCCAAGGCGACCCACGAGATTCATGAGAGCCTGGAAGGAACGGATGAACACACAGTCTCGTCGGTTCCGACTAGCTTGGGAATGATGCTGTTCCAAATCACCTTGCTGGATATTGTCTTCTCATTAGATTCCGTCATCACAGCCGTCGGACTCGTGGATGATATTTCCGTTATGGCCACCGCGATTATCGCGGCGGTACTCGTCATGCTCTTCGCAGCTCGTTCTATTGGAGAATTTGTTGACACCCACCCGACGATCAAGATTCTCGCACTCTCATTTCTGATTCTTGTCGGGGTCACCCTCATGGTCGAGGGTTTCGATGTGCACGTACCTAAAGGGTACATCTACTTCGCCATGGCCTTTTCGGTCGTCGTAGAGATGATCAACCTCAGAATCCGCCCACGCGCCGCATCTCCTCGAAAACTTTACAATCGTTACTCGGGTGGAAAAATAGAGCTTCCTAGCCAAGAACATTGA
- a CDS encoding hypothetical protein (conserved protein of unknown function), producing the protein MAIYRWSSEIPTRSGWYWFRGETREMEPFIVLVDEAGQFQWPDGGFQEVTLAHGEWAGPIELPED; encoded by the coding sequence ATGGCGATCTATCGTTGGAGTAGTGAGATACCGACTCGGTCCGGATGGTACTGGTTCCGTGGAGAAACGCGGGAAATGGAGCCTTTTATCGTGCTGGTCGATGAAGCGGGACAATTTCAATGGCCGGATGGGGGATTCCAAGAAGTCACGCTGGCTCATGGTGAATGGGCTGGTCCGATCGAACTGCCGGAAGACTAG